Proteins encoded within one genomic window of Flavobacterium oreochromis:
- a CDS encoding RecB family exonuclease has protein sequence MQPEIPTIAYEPIQIEKSEAVSQRLYEIASVKGFSPSALTAYIRNPIQFYFQRVLSIRESEEVEENIALNTLGTIIHQTLEELYKPYLDRYLTEDVIEQMLNFVDDEVYKQFKAVYKDGEVRKGKNLLAYEVAKRNISNFLKQEKSSIREGDAVKVLKLETTLLVELQDSRLPYTVKLSGNVDRIELRNNVVRIIDYKTGKVEPNSLKITSWDGLTTDLKNEKIIQLLCYALMYQKEMNDFPMEVGIISFKNMKAGFMPFGFKVDKELTTQITTEILENFKSELIQLILEILNTEIDFIEVV, from the coding sequence ATGCAACCTGAAATACCTACTATTGCTTATGAACCAATACAGATTGAAAAATCAGAAGCAGTATCACAGCGATTATATGAAATTGCTTCTGTTAAAGGTTTTTCTCCATCTGCCCTAACAGCGTATATACGTAATCCTATACAGTTCTATTTTCAACGTGTTTTGTCAATCAGAGAAAGCGAAGAAGTAGAAGAAAATATAGCGTTAAATACATTAGGAACTATTATACATCAAACTTTAGAAGAATTATATAAACCTTATTTAGATAGGTATTTAACAGAAGATGTAATAGAACAAATGTTAAATTTTGTCGATGATGAGGTCTATAAGCAGTTTAAAGCGGTTTATAAAGATGGGGAAGTTAGGAAAGGAAAAAATTTATTAGCTTATGAAGTAGCTAAACGTAATATTTCTAATTTTCTTAAACAAGAAAAATCAAGTATAAGGGAAGGAGATGCAGTTAAAGTTTTAAAATTAGAAACCACATTATTAGTTGAGCTTCAAGATTCACGATTACCTTATACTGTTAAATTATCAGGTAATGTAGATCGAATAGAGCTACGAAATAATGTTGTAAGGATTATTGATTATAAAACAGGAAAAGTTGAGCCAAATAGCCTTAAAATAACTTCTTGGGACGGTTTGACGACCGATTTAAAAAATGAAAAGATCATTCAGTTACTTTGCTATGCTTTAATGTATCAAAAAGAAATGAATGATTTTCCTATGGAAGTGGGAATCATTTCGTTTAAAAATATGAAAGCTGGATTCATGCCTTTTGGATTTAAAGTAGATAAAGAACTGACTACACAAATCACAACAGAAATTCTTGAAAACTTTAAATCGGAGCTAATTCAATTGATTTTAGAAATTTTAAATACTGAAATAGACTTTATTGAAGTGGTTTAA
- a CDS encoding OmpA family protein yields the protein MKHVNKLFVSMMMIAGLGANAQSSDNPWAISFGANSVDTRTSAGPEGAFDSKEGFLDKFAGFRHFDRDQNIIPSVSYLSVTRNVGGNWSFGVIGSVNKITKYAYVDRNQAIQVANPDVMYYGIDGKIGYSFKNLIGVKWFDPSLHLGGGYTFFGKSSGGNANAGAGLTFWLTEQVGLSLSTTYKKSFADRDNVPSVFQNMAGLTFQFGGKDTDNDGIYDKYDACPDVAGLKEFNGCPDTDKDGIQDKEDACPDVAGPKELNGCPDADGDGIADKDDACPEVKGLANLQGCPDADGDGVADNKDKCPNQAGPRDNAGCPWPDTDGDSVLDKDDKCPSVKGTVANNGCPEVSEEVVKKLNDYAKTILFDTGKASFQQQTYPVLEAMSAILNEYPSSKFSIEGHTDNVGKKDKNLQLSKERAAAVKAYLESKGIAADRLTSEGFGDTKPVAPNTTKANKALNRRVEVKLVK from the coding sequence ATGAAACATGTTAACAAACTTTTTGTTTCTATGATGATGATTGCTGGTCTAGGTGCTAATGCACAGAGCAGTGATAATCCATGGGCAATATCATTCGGTGCGAATTCTGTAGACACTAGAACGAGTGCCGGACCAGAGGGTGCTTTCGATTCTAAGGAAGGTTTCTTAGATAAATTTGCTGGTTTTAGACATTTTGACAGAGACCAAAATATTATTCCATCTGTTTCTTATTTATCTGTTACTAGAAACGTAGGTGGAAACTGGTCGTTTGGAGTAATCGGATCTGTTAACAAAATCACGAAATATGCTTATGTTGATAGAAACCAAGCTATACAAGTTGCTAATCCAGATGTAATGTACTATGGAATTGATGGTAAAATTGGTTATAGCTTCAAAAACCTAATTGGAGTAAAATGGTTTGACCCATCTTTACACTTAGGTGGAGGATACACTTTCTTCGGAAAATCATCTGGAGGAAATGCAAATGCTGGAGCAGGATTAACTTTCTGGTTAACAGAACAAGTAGGTCTTTCTTTAAGCACTACGTACAAAAAATCTTTTGCTGATAGAGATAATGTTCCTTCAGTATTCCAAAACATGGCAGGTTTAACTTTCCAATTTGGAGGTAAAGATACTGATAATGACGGTATTTATGATAAATATGATGCTTGTCCAGATGTAGCTGGTTTAAAAGAATTTAATGGTTGTCCTGATACAGATAAAGACGGTATCCAAGATAAAGAAGATGCTTGTCCAGATGTAGCTGGTCCAAAAGAATTAAACGGTTGTCCAGATGCTGATGGAGATGGTATCGCTGATAAAGATGATGCTTGTCCAGAAGTTAAAGGTTTAGCTAACTTACAAGGTTGTCCAGATGCTGATGGTGACGGTGTAGCTGATAACAAAGATAAATGTCCTAATCAAGCAGGTCCTAGAGACAATGCAGGTTGTCCTTGGCCAGATACTGACGGTGACTCAGTTTTAGATAAAGATGACAAATGTCCTTCAGTTAAAGGTACTGTAGCTAATAACGGTTGTCCTGAAGTAAGTGAAGAAGTTGTTAAAAAATTAAACGACTATGCTAAAACTATCTTATTCGATACAGGTAAAGCTAGTTTCCAACAACAAACTTACCCAGTTTTAGAAGCTATGTCAGCTATCTTAAACGAGTACCCTAGTTCTAAATTCTCTATCGAAGGTCATACTGATAACGTAGGTAAAAAAGATAAAAACTTACAGTTATCTAAAGAAAGAGCTGCAGCTGTTAAAGCTTATTTAGAGTCTAAAGGTATTGCTGCTGATCGTTTAACTTCAGAAGGTTTTGGTGATACTAAACCAGTAGCTCCTAACACTACTAAAGCTAACAAAGCTTTAAACAGAAGAGTTGAAGTGAAATTAGTAAAATAA
- a CDS encoding 3'-5' exonuclease, which translates to MKNQFSIPDFLDYWEKTGFKLSVPTSEGANAIRIMTIHKSKGLEFPVVIFPFADENYSRNKREKIWLDAPKEAVEVEKFLIDKSSKVANYGSEAFEVYEQKLQEDLLDNINVLYVALTRPEEQLYIISSWKERNKQGNLPNTLASFFIEYVESQKEFDPEKQTYSFGNSERISIPHIVSNPVTIIPPVTTTINIDAIKIAQREAMMWGSKQLEAIEFGNTLHEILSYIKTKNDIELAIIKAVENGLIVKSQENEIRITLDEIVSHPDLAVFFSENAVVYNERVILKKGESNHIPDRIVVNETKAYLLDYKTGTPNPKYIQQLADYEKALSEMGYQIEKKSLVYVGEKVEVVNL; encoded by the coding sequence GTGAAAAATCAGTTTTCAATACCTGATTTTCTTGATTATTGGGAAAAGACAGGGTTTAAGTTAAGTGTTCCTACTTCTGAGGGAGCTAATGCAATTCGTATTATGACTATACATAAATCAAAAGGATTAGAATTTCCTGTAGTTATTTTTCCTTTTGCTGATGAAAATTATAGTCGTAACAAACGTGAAAAAATTTGGTTAGATGCACCAAAAGAAGCTGTTGAGGTTGAAAAATTTTTAATTGATAAATCAAGTAAAGTAGCAAATTACGGTTCTGAAGCATTTGAAGTATATGAACAAAAATTACAAGAAGATTTATTAGACAATATTAATGTTTTATATGTTGCACTAACTCGGCCTGAAGAACAATTGTATATCATATCATCTTGGAAAGAACGTAATAAACAAGGAAATTTACCTAATACTTTGGCTTCTTTTTTTATAGAATATGTAGAATCTCAAAAAGAATTTGATCCAGAAAAGCAAACTTATTCTTTTGGTAATTCCGAACGTATATCGATACCGCATATTGTGAGTAATCCTGTAACAATTATCCCACCTGTAACAACTACAATTAATATAGATGCTATTAAAATTGCACAACGTGAAGCCATGATGTGGGGAAGTAAGCAATTAGAGGCAATAGAATTTGGGAATACATTGCATGAGATTTTATCCTATATAAAAACAAAAAATGATATAGAATTAGCTATTATTAAGGCTGTTGAAAATGGCTTGATTGTAAAGTCGCAAGAAAATGAAATCAGAATAACCTTAGATGAAATAGTAAGTCATCCTGATTTAGCCGTTTTTTTCTCTGAAAATGCGGTAGTATATAACGAAAGAGTAATTCTTAAAAAAGGGGAATCAAATCATATACCAGATCGAATAGTTGTAAATGAAACAAAAGCATACCTATTAGATTATAAAACAGGAACACCTAATCCTAAATATATCCAACAACTTGCAGATTACGAAAAAGCTCTCAGTGAAATGGGCTATCAAATTGAAAAAAAATCATTGGTTTATGTTGGTGAAAAGGTGGAAGTGGTAAATTTGTAA